CAGCAGAGTCGACCTCTCCAAGCCGCATTTCCACCCGCTGCGCACGCGGGCAGGGATCGAGATCACCGGGTTCGCCCCCGAGGATCACCCGTGGCATCACGGCCTGATGTTTGCGTTCCCCCGCGTCAACGGGCACAACCTCTGGGGAGGCGGGACTTTCCACGATCTCGATCGCGGCTACGTCGTCGTCGATGATCACGGTCGGATGGATCATGTCCGGTGGGAGGAGGTCTCGTCAACCGAGGAGTCGACCCGTCTCGTCGAGCACAACGCCTGGCGCGGCCGCAATGAGCAGGAACTGCTCGAGGAGCGCCGCGAGTGGCGTGTGGAGCCGGTGCACATCGGCGACGTGGATGGCTACCTCATCGACCTCGACACGACCCTGATCAACCCGGCGCCCTTTGCCGTCGCGCTCGCCACCCCCGCAGGGCGCGGACGACCGGATGGCGGCTACGGCGGACTGTTCCTGCGCCTCGCCGTCGGGTTCACCGCAGACGCGCTCATCGCCGAAGACGGCCCTGTGCAGGCATCCGGTCACGAATCGCGCACCTTCGTCGTCCACGGCCAGACGGCCGCGGGTGAGCCGGTCACTCTCGGTCTATCATTCCGAGACGCCACCGGACCCGGTGCGCAGAAGTGGCTCTACCGCTTTGAGGACTTCGCCTCGATCGGCTGGGCGCACGCCTACGACACGGACCTTGAGGTCGCAGCGCACGGTTCGCTCCGTTTCGCGCACAGGCTCATCGTGCTCGACGGGCACGTGCCGGCAGAGGAGGTGCGTGCGGCGCTCTAGATCAGCGTGAGGGCGCTGGCGCAGTCGAGGCTCGTGCATGCAGCACGGGCCTCGGCTGCGTCATGACGACATCTTCGAGCGGTGCGCCCGCGAGGTGACGCAAAAGCATCGACGCGGCCATGGTTCCGGCGGCATGCATGGGCATGGCCACGGCGGTGATCGTGGGAGTGGTGTACTCCACGACCCACGCATCCTGGATGCACAGCAGCGAAAGGTCGCGCGGCACCGAGACCCCGGCCTGGAGCGCCGCAGACAGCGCGCCGACGGCGGCGTTCGTGCTCGCGGCGATCATCGCGGTCGGGAGCGTGCCGCTCGCCAGGAGGCGGCGCATTCCGGCCGCGCCACCGAGCGCTTCCCACCCGGCCGGCTGCACCCACTCGGGGCGCGTGCTCATGCCGAGCGCCGCCGAGTACGAGGTGAAGGCATCCATACGGCGGGTGGCCGCATCGTGCTGGTCTGCGCCGGCGAGGAAGCCGACGTCGCGATGTCCGAGGCTCACGAGGTGGTCCAGGGCGATCTTGAGGGCCTGGTGGTCATCGAGCGCGACGGAGCCGACATGATCGTCGAGTCGAGAGTTGAAGAGCACGACGGGGCTCGGCACCGTGATGAGGCTGCGCAGGCTCTCGTCGCTGATCCCTTCGGCGCGCTGCAGGATCACCCCGTCGACGCGGCCGTTGCCGATGAGGCTCGCCAGGCCGTTGCGTCCGCCGCTCTGGGCGGTCAGCTGGCCGAGGAGCACCGCGGAGCCGGCATCCTGACAGGTCTCCTGCACACCTTGGTACAGACTCGCGAAGATCGCGTTGTTGACCTCGGGAACCACGAGGGCGATCGCGCCCGCGCGGGAGAGACGCAGGGCTCTGGCTCGGTGATCGGGCACATAGTTCAGACGGGCGGCGGCCGCCAGCACGCGCTTGCGCGTCTCGGGGTTGATCCGGGCGTCGGCATCGTCGTTGAGAACGCGGGATGCCACGGAGGGGGATACTCCCGCAGCTTCCGCCACGTCCTTGAGGCGCGTCATGGCTCCCAGGCTACCGCGCATGATCGATCGTGCTCCCTGCCGCCGTCATGAACCGACGAACTGTGTCGACGGGGACCTCGCGCAGCGGGACGTCCGCGTCGAGGGAGTGCACAGCAGCGAAGGCTGCCGCCGCGCCGTACTCGAAGCACTGCGCCGTGACCCGCGCCGATGCGAGAGCTTCGTGGTCCGCGCCCAGGCAGCGTCCGGCGACCAGGACGTTCTCGCCGTCCTGCGGGATGAGCGCCCCGAGCGGAACGTCGTAGTAGTCGTCGAGTAGCCAGTGCAGGCGCGGGCGCGGGCCGTCGTGGAGTTCGATCGGCCAGGGGGAGCGGCAGATCCCGTCGTCACGTTTGCGCGCTGTGACGACGTCGTCGTTCGTGAGGTCGTCGGTCGACCGGATGCTGCGGGTCTGACGGATGCCGACCTCCACACCGGTGTCGACGACGAAGGCGTCAGCGCAGCCGGGCACCTCCTGGCGGAGGAAGCGCTCGTAGGCGCGCACCTGCCGGCGACCGTGGACCTCTGCGTATGTGAAGTCCTCAGGGTCGACGACGTTCAGCACGCGACCGTCCGCGGCCGCGAGCCGTGTCGCGTTGACCATGAGTTCCCCGGCCCTCGGCGTGCGGAAGACCCAGATCTTCTCGCGCGGCAGATCGGCGCCCGCGTCACGTCGGGCGCGGATCCGCTCGGTCACCCAGGGAGGGCAGATGGTGTCATCGCCGAACGCCGACCAGAAGGCGTCGGTGTTGACGCCACCGAGCCGGAAGAACATCGTGGGGTTCTGGATGCGCCCGTCGTCGCCGAAGTGGTACTCGCCGCCGAGCTGCGAGATCACGGCGGCGTCACCCGATGCGTCGATGATGCGGGAAGCATGCACGGCGACCTCTCCGGCGGTCGAGAGGAGCGCGACGCCGAGACAGCGCCCCTCCTCAGCGATGACGCGTGAGACGGTGGTGTGCAAGAGCACGCGCACCCCGGCAGCCGTCAACAGGTCGTCGGCGGCCTCGCGCCACATCAGCGGATCGTGCGCGACGGTGAACGTCTTCCCGTAGCGCTGGGGCGGGGTGAGTCCGCCGCGTGCCGCGAGCTCGCCGCGGAAGCGCTCGGCGAAACCGTGCACGATCTGGGTGGGAACATCCGCCGGTTCCTCGTGCGCGAGATACAGCCCGCAGATCGTGCCGGACATGCCGGCGACTGCGGCGCCGCCGGCGAACCCGTACTTCTCCACGAGCAGCACTCGCGCGCCATGCTCGGCGGCCGTCGTCGCGGCGGCGACACCCGCCGCGCCCGCGCCGACGACGACGATGTCGACGGTCGCGAGCACGGGGAGACCGTGATCGGAGGGC
The DNA window shown above is from Microbacterium keratanolyticum and carries:
- a CDS encoding DUF6807 family protein — translated: MHDLQTDTGDATIAIDGVEVARYSVASDVSRVDLSKPHFHPLRTRAGIEITGFAPEDHPWHHGLMFAFPRVNGHNLWGGGTFHDLDRGYVVVDDHGRMDHVRWEEVSSTEESTRLVEHNAWRGRNEQELLEERREWRVEPVHIGDVDGYLIDLDTTLINPAPFAVALATPAGRGRPDGGYGGLFLRLAVGFTADALIAEDGPVQASGHESRTFVVHGQTAAGEPVTLGLSFRDATGPGAQKWLYRFEDFASIGWAHAYDTDLEVAAHGSLRFAHRLIVLDGHVPAEEVRAAL
- a CDS encoding LacI family DNA-binding transcriptional regulator — its product is MTRLKDVAEAAGVSPSVASRVLNDDADARINPETRKRVLAAAARLNYVPDHRARALRLSRAGAIALVVPEVNNAIFASLYQGVQETCQDAGSAVLLGQLTAQSGGRNGLASLIGNGRVDGVILQRAEGISDESLRSLITVPSPVVLFNSRLDDHVGSVALDDHQALKIALDHLVSLGHRDVGFLAGADQHDAATRRMDAFTSYSAALGMSTRPEWVQPAGWEALGGAAGMRRLLASGTLPTAMIAASTNAAVGALSAALQAGVSVPRDLSLLCIQDAWVVEYTTPTITAVAMPMHAAGTMAASMLLRHLAGAPLEDVVMTQPRPVLHARASTAPAPSR
- a CDS encoding FAD-dependent oxidoreductase, with amino-acid sequence MLPAHTSPHLDSWRLPAPLPSDHGLPVLATVDIVVVGAGAAGVAAATTAAEHGARVLLVEKYGFAGGAAVAGMSGTICGLYLAHEEPADVPTQIVHGFAERFRGELAARGGLTPPQRYGKTFTVAHDPLMWREAADDLLTAAGVRVLLHTTVSRVIAEEGRCLGVALLSTAGEVAVHASRIIDASGDAAVISQLGGEYHFGDDGRIQNPTMFFRLGGVNTDAFWSAFGDDTICPPWVTERIRARRDAGADLPREKIWVFRTPRAGELMVNATRLAAADGRVLNVVDPEDFTYAEVHGRRQVRAYERFLRQEVPGCADAFVVDTGVEVGIRQTRSIRSTDDLTNDDVVTARKRDDGICRSPWPIELHDGPRPRLHWLLDDYYDVPLGALIPQDGENVLVAGRCLGADHEALASARVTAQCFEYGAAAAFAAVHSLDADVPLREVPVDTVRRFMTAAGSTIDHAR